The DNA sequence AGTCTGATAAACCGCTTTCACTAAACCCTGCGGCGATTGCTAGCCCACCACCGAACAAAAGCAGGATGCCCCAAGGGATTTCCTTCGAATCCTTCCATGACAGAATCCTGTCATCCTCTCCGCTTTTTTCTCTGCGCGGAATGAGGAATAAAAGAATTGTTGCTGTGACAGCGATCATGCCATCAGTAATTCCAGGGATTAAACTTTCCCATAGAAAGGTTCTTGTGACCCACATCGTCGCAGCAAAACAAAAGACAGTAAGGACGATTTTTTCCTCAAAGGAAACGCGGCCAAGGGCAGATAATTCTTTAGTAATGACCTCTTTCCCTCCTGGCAACTGTTTAAGATCCACTTTGTACACAATACGTGTTAAAAAAAACCAAGTGAAGAGAATCAGGATAATGGATAAAGGCGCGGCAAATGCCATAAATCCCGCAAAAGAAATCTCTACATCAAAAAGGTTTTGAGCGGTACCAGCTAAAATGATGTTGGGTGGGGTACCAATTAGTGTGCCTAGTCCGCCAATTGTCCCTGAATAACCAATACCAAAGATAATCGCTTTTTCAAATTTTTTAAGTGTCGTTTTATGCTCTTCTCCTTTTAGCGTTTGTGACACTTGATAAACCATTGCCAAACCAATAGGAATCATCATCATTGTAGCGGCAGTGTTGGAAACCCACATAGATAAAAATCCTGTGGCTAGCATAAAACCAAAAATGATACGGTTCGTACTTGTACCAATCCAAGAAATAATCGATAAGGCGATACGTTTGTGCAAATCCCACTTTTCCATAGCGGTCGCTATAAAAAAGCCACCGAGAAATAGAAAGATAATATCATCGCCGTAGGAAGAAAATACGGCATCCGACTCCATTGCTCCGGTCAGAGGGAGAAGAAGAATCGGCAGCAAGGAGGTCGCTGGGATAGGGATGGCTTCTGTCACCCACCAAGTCGCAATCCATAAAGTAGAGGCAAGAACGGCTCTCCCTTCAGGACTTAAATCAGTTGGATGAAAAAAAAGCAAGGTAAGCACAAACAATAATGGACCAAGAAGCAAACCGATAAGCTGTGGTTTTGAGTAGTTTGGTTTCGGTTGCTTTTCTTTTTCAGTTGGGGATAATGAGGTAGAAGACGCACCGGGCTTCCCATGCTCAATCGTACTTTTAGAAAATTGAAGTTTGTAAAAACGTAGATGGTGCTTTGTTTGTGCATGAGATCGCCAAAGGCTGCTCCACAAAGCAAGTGCAGTTGACTTCAACATAACGATTCCTCCTTGGTGAGTTAAATAGGGGCATGTTAAGGCGTACCCGATTCCGTTTAAATGAAAACGCATACTTTTGTAAATATGGAATTGAATAACGAGCCAAAAGTACTTCCTGTCCCAAGAGTGCAGAGAAAGACAGGATTCCATTCTTGGGACACACTACAGTATAAATTAAAGGAGGCATTAGCCGATGACGTGGGTAGAGTCGTTGCAACAAGCTATAGATTATATGGAGATACACCTGAGGGGAAAGCTTGATGTTACAGAGGTGGCGAAGCAGGCGAATATGTCTCCGTTTTATTTTCAACGTATGTTTACGTTGCTGACAGGCATGACGATGGGTGAATATCATCGAGGCAGGCGACTGACACTGGCTGCTCAAGAGCTATGCACAACAGATACAAAAATTATCGATATTGCCTATGCCTTCGGCTATGACACTCCTGAAGCTTTTGCCAAAGCCTTTCGAAACCAGCACGGATGCACTCCGACTGAAGCGCGCAACGGCAAGGGGGAACGACAATCTTATAACCGCCTGGTCATTCAGGTGACATTGAAAGGAGTCGAACAGATGAAGTATCGCATTGAAGAAAGGAACGCTTTTAGTGTCGTGGGGTTAAAAAAGGAATTTTCCATGGATATGGTGGAGAACCAACATCAAATCCCGCAGTTTTGGAATCAGGTAAATGGAGACGGCACAACAGATCGCCTTGTTGCTTTAAATGATGGGGACATTAAAGGTGTGCTCGGTGTATGCGTCGATTTGAGTGATGAAACGTCTAAACGTATAGATTATTGGATTGCGGCAGCATCGAAGCAGGAAACGCATGAAGAGTTTTCAACCCTTAAAATGCCAGCAGCAAAATGGGCAGTATTTGAAGTGCATGGGGCAATGCCACATGCCATCCAAGAAGTCTGGGAAAAAATTTATTCTGAATGGTTTCCGTCGAGTGGATACAAGCCAGTAGGCGGGCCAGACTTTGAAATGTATACAGACGATGACCCTTATGATCCAAACTGTTATTCAGAGATTTGGATATCTGTAAAATAAAGGGTTGACAACAGGGGAGCGAGTGGGGTAAAGTTCTCTTCAATCCTATAGTGATGATAAGCGATGCGAAGGACAAGAGTCAGCGATATTTTTCTTTCCAGGGAACAGGGGCCATCGACTGGAAGCCTCTCAAGTAAAACCAATGACTTACCACCTTCAAGCTGTTGTGGGGAAATGGGCGCCCAGAGTAACCGCAACCGGTAAAAGCCGTTATCTTTTTTGAGAAGACACGAATTCTTTCTTTCGTGTGCAAATCAGGGTGGAACCACGACGACAACTCGTCCCTTTTACTAGGGACGGGTTTTTTTGCGCCATAAAATAAATTAAAACGATGAGAAGGACACGCAACTCTAATCGTTTTCTTTCCAGAGAACAAAGGCCATCGGCTGCGAGCCTTTGAAGAAAACCTAGAGCTGTACCCCCTTCAAGTGCATTAGGGAACTGGGAGACCAAAGTATCTATTGACGGGTGACGCCGTTATCCGTTCAATGAAGCATAGGCATCGATTGATTTGGGATGTCTATGGAATCAGGGTGGAACCACGATAGTAAGCTCGTCCCTTTTGTGAGGGATGGGCTTTTTTTGTTGTTTTTTTTCTACGAATTTATTGAAAATAGGAGGAGCAAACCAATGAGCAAAATCACTGTTTTTTTACCAGATGGAAGAAGTCGAGAGGTCGATGAAGGGGCAACGCTTGCTAGCATCGTAAAGCAATTGAGCTCTAGCTTAAAAAAGCGTGCCGTTGCAGGGGAATTGAATGGAAAACTAGTCGACCTTAGCCATATGGTATGCCATAACGACCATATTCGGATTGTTGAGCTTGATTCTGAAGAGGGAATTCAGGTGCTTCGGCATAGTGCAGCCCATTTGCTCGCTCAGGCGGTGAAACGATTGTTTGGTAACATCCCGCTTGGCGTTGGACCTGTGATAAAAGATGGCTTTTATTACGATATGGACCTGCCAAGACCGTTGACACCAGATGATCTTGTGCAGTTGCAAAAAGAAATGGAGCGGCTCGCAGCAGAAAACTTGCCCATCCAACGAGAGGTCGTGTCCAAAGCAGAAGCAAAGAAATGGTTTGAAGAGGTAGGCGACCAGTTAAAGCTAGAGCTGCTAAAAGATGTGCCGGAAAATGAAGAGATTTCTCTTTATCGTCAAGGCGAATTTGTTGATCTTTGCCGTGGTCCACATGTTCCATCAACGTCTTGGATCAAGCATGTTCAATTGCTTCATGTCGCAGGCGCTTATTGGCGTGGCAACAGTGACAATGCCATGCTGCAACGTGTGTATGGAACAGCATTTCCAAGCAAGATTGCCCTTGAAGAGCACTTACACATGCTCGAGGAGGCGAAAAAACGCGATCATCGTAAGCTCGGTAAGCAGTTGGAGCTATTTGGATTTTCTGAAGATGCCCCTGGAATGCCACTGTTTTTTCCAAAGGGCATGCAGGTTCGCAACAAGCTAGAAGCCTTTTGGAGAGAGGCACATGAAAGAGCCGAGTATGTAGAGGTGAAAACACCAATCATGATGAACCAGCGAGTGTGGGAACGATCAGGGCATTGGGCACATTATCATGAGAATATGTATTTTTCGACAATTGATGAACAGGCTTTTGCTCTCAAACCAATGAGCTGTCCAGGGGCAATGCTCGTTTACAATAGCAGACGCCGAAGCTATCGTGAGCTGCCTCTTCGTTACGGCGAGCTAGGGCTTGTGCACCGCCATGAAGCGTCAGGGGCTTTAAATGGACTTTTGCGTGTTCGCAGCTTTACGCAGGACGATGCCCATATTTTTCTCCGACCTGCACAAATTAAAACGGAAATCCACCGCATTATTGACCTTATCGATGCAGTGTACAAAGTGTTTGGCTTTTCGTATGAGGTTGAACTGTCGACACGCCCCGAGAATTCGATGGGGTCAGATGAGCTTTGGAATCAATCGATTGCTGCGCTAAGGGAAGTGTTAGTTGAACGTGGCCAGCAGTTTGCTATAAACGAAGGAGATGGCGCCTTCTACGGACCGAAAATTGACTTCCATGTATCAGATGCCATAGGTCGATCCTGGCAGTGCGGTACGATACAGCTTGATTTCCAAATGCCTGAAAAATTCGGCTGTGTGTATATTAACGAAGCCAATGAAAAGGAAACGCCTGTTGTGCTGCATCGTGTCATTTTCGGCTCTGTAGAACGTTTTTTAGCCATTCTGATCGAGCATTATGCTGGCGCATTTCCATTATGGCTTGCGCCAGTACAAGTGAAAGTCCTCCCCATTGCAGATAAACACGTCAGCTATGCTCAGAAGGTAAAGCGAATGCTACAGGAAAAAGGCTGTCGAGTGGAAGTCGACGAGCGCGCAGAAAAGATGGGGTTGAAGATAAGAGAGGCAGAGCAAGAAAAAGTCCCTTTTATGATGATTGTAGGTGACGACGAAGTGTCGAATAGAAACGTCTCTCTCAGACAACGTGGCAAAAAGAATCTCGGCTCAATGACGATAGAAGAAGTGCTAGGGGAGATAGGGGATTTCCGGCGACCTAACAAGAGTGAAAAATAAATGTCATTTCCCTATAACGTTACGCTCTCTTTAAGAGGTAAGGAGATGACAACGGAAAAACGCTTTACATTAGGCGAGCTTGCAAAGCGAACAGGGGTCACAATCTTACGCTCCAGTACTAAGACAACATTGGGCTCTTGCCTGCTACGAGGGGAGAGCGTGATGAATGTCGCTATTACAGAGAAGACGATGTCTATGTGCTTCAGCAGATTATCTTTTCTTTACGCAACGAGAGCTCGATGCCCATCGGTCCGTTTATGAGCAGCGAGAGAGGAATGGTCTGAAGAGGATAAGCGCTTGATGGAGCTGACGGACAGATATATTGACCTCGCCGTTCAGTTTCGGCGTAGGGAAGGTGTAAAGGACTAAGAGGGAAACATAATGTATACAGGTCCTTTAATGTTTAGCACACGGAATACAGAATCTGAATATGCTAGAGCAAGCGATTCAATTCAGAGGAGGCATGTGTATGTCGTTTCTCCCTTATGATCCCTTTACACAGTTGGCAGACATTCGAAAAGATTTTGACCGTTTCTTTAATGAATTTCCGACTGCTTTTCAGTCAGCGGCGCAAGTTGGCTTGAGGTTGTATGAATTGGACGACGAGGTTGTGGCCACATGCCACCTTCCGGGGATTCGGAAGAAGGAAGATGTTGAGGTGGACATCGCGAACAATATGCTGACCATTCGAGCCAAGGTCAACCACAGCACCCCTAGCGATGGGGAAGTGCACCGTAAAGAAAATCATGTCAGTCAATTTCAACAGTCGGTGTCGCTTCCAGGCACCATCTCCACAGAAGATGTGTACGCTGTTTTTCAAGGAGGCGTTCTGGAAGTGAGGATGCCCAAACTCGGAGGGCACGAGCGTAAGGCGATTGATATCAAATTTCATGATTAACAACCACGACTCCACAGGTCAGGGTGGGACTGAACTGTGGAGTTGTTTGTTTAGTAAAACGGACCGAACACGATAAAAGGTCGACTGGACTTTGCCTGCCCAATCGTAGTACGCTTAACAGCGATCTTATTTTTTCATCGCTGGAGGCGCATCATGGCAATAACATTTACGATGATTGTCTTGGGTCTGATTGTCGGGTTCGTTGGAGCGGGTGGGGCAGGCTTTGTGATCGCATTGCTCACAACGTTATTTGACGTTCCCATTCATGTGGCATTGGGCACGTCGTTGACCGCAATGGCGTTTACGACCCTCTCAGGCGCATACAGTCATTACAGAGAAAAAAACACACATCTGAAAATTGGACTCATCACTGGAGGAGCTGCTTTTTTCAGTTCTTTTTTTGGCGCTCGTCTTGCCGCATTCATTCCAGAAGGGACGTTGCATTATTTCACTTCGGCGATGCTCCTGCTGTCAGCAGTAACGATGCTCGTTAAACTGTTTATCTTAAAAGACAAAGAAGCAGTTCCCTTTGATGGTGTTCGTCTTTGGCTTAGCGCCATTGGTTTAGGGCTTGTGACAGGCCTTTTGTCGGGCATGTTTGGTGTCGGGTCAGCGCCATTTATTCAAGTTGGTCTGTTAATGCTGTTGCATCTCACCATCAGGCAGTCCGTTGGAACGACGATGCTTGTCATTATTCCGATTGCCATTGGTGGGGGATTTGGCTACTGGACAGAAGGCTACGTAGATTTCCTTTTGCTCCTTAAGGTGCTTGTTGGCACGATGATTGGCGCCTACATAGGGGCAAAGTTTACGAACCTTGCGCCCAAGCCTGTGTTGAAGGCAGCAGTCGTTGCGACGCCTGCGTTTGCAGGGCTTTTGTTGCTTTTTTAAAAAAAGATTTATAGGAAAGTTGTTTTTTAGCTAGTCGATGCTTCTTTATATAGAAGAGAGACAATGATTCAAGCATCCAAATAAGGCTGTTCGAAAAGTTGTAACATGACTTTACGGACAGCCTTATTCTGATAAGAGACAAATTATTTTTGTTTCAGTCGTCTTACATTCGCTAGAGGACACTCGAGACTAGTGCCCCATCAGGTAACGAAGAGTTATGGTTCTTGTTTTCGCACAAGTTAACAGCTGGAAACCATTTTCTCTAGCAAACGGCTATACATTCGCGTTCACCTTAAAGGGTACAAGTGCATCATCGACTCGAAAAGACTTCGTCGTGATTTCTTTGTCGCAGGAGTCTCGCTAGTAGCCGTTTTTGGTTTATGATACAGAACGAATGAAATGAGAAAGATCTTTTTTGGTTT is a window from the Aureibacillus halotolerans genome containing:
- the thrS gene encoding threonine--tRNA ligase, which gives rise to MSKITVFLPDGRSREVDEGATLASIVKQLSSSLKKRAVAGELNGKLVDLSHMVCHNDHIRIVELDSEEGIQVLRHSAAHLLAQAVKRLFGNIPLGVGPVIKDGFYYDMDLPRPLTPDDLVQLQKEMERLAAENLPIQREVVSKAEAKKWFEEVGDQLKLELLKDVPENEEISLYRQGEFVDLCRGPHVPSTSWIKHVQLLHVAGAYWRGNSDNAMLQRVYGTAFPSKIALEEHLHMLEEAKKRDHRKLGKQLELFGFSEDAPGMPLFFPKGMQVRNKLEAFWREAHERAEYVEVKTPIMMNQRVWERSGHWAHYHENMYFSTIDEQAFALKPMSCPGAMLVYNSRRRSYRELPLRYGELGLVHRHEASGALNGLLRVRSFTQDDAHIFLRPAQIKTEIHRIIDLIDAVYKVFGFSYEVELSTRPENSMGSDELWNQSIAALREVLVERGQQFAINEGDGAFYGPKIDFHVSDAIGRSWQCGTIQLDFQMPEKFGCVYINEANEKETPVVLHRVIFGSVERFLAILIEHYAGAFPLWLAPVQVKVLPIADKHVSYAQKVKRMLQEKGCRVEVDERAEKMGLKIREAEQEKVPFMMIVGDDEVSNRNVSLRQRGKKNLGSMTIEEVLGEIGDFRRPNKSEK
- a CDS encoding AraC family transcriptional regulator, with the translated sequence MTWVESLQQAIDYMEIHLRGKLDVTEVAKQANMSPFYFQRMFTLLTGMTMGEYHRGRRLTLAAQELCTTDTKIIDIAYAFGYDTPEAFAKAFRNQHGCTPTEARNGKGERQSYNRLVIQVTLKGVEQMKYRIEERNAFSVVGLKKEFSMDMVENQHQIPQFWNQVNGDGTTDRLVALNDGDIKGVLGVCVDLSDETSKRIDYWIAAASKQETHEEFSTLKMPAAKWAVFEVHGAMPHAIQEVWEKIYSEWFPSSGYKPVGGPDFEMYTDDDPYDPNCYSEIWISVK
- a CDS encoding Hsp20/alpha crystallin family protein; the encoded protein is MSFLPYDPFTQLADIRKDFDRFFNEFPTAFQSAAQVGLRLYELDDEVVATCHLPGIRKKEDVEVDIANNMLTIRAKVNHSTPSDGEVHRKENHVSQFQQSVSLPGTISTEDVYAVFQGGVLEVRMPKLGGHERKAIDIKFHD
- a CDS encoding SLC13 family permease — translated: MKSTALALWSSLWRSHAQTKHHLRFYKLQFSKSTIEHGKPGASSTSLSPTEKEKQPKPNYSKPQLIGLLLGPLLFVLTLLFFHPTDLSPEGRAVLASTLWIATWWVTEAIPIPATSLLPILLLPLTGAMESDAVFSSYGDDIIFLFLGGFFIATAMEKWDLHKRIALSIISWIGTSTNRIIFGFMLATGFLSMWVSNTAATMMMIPIGLAMVYQVSQTLKGEEHKTTLKKFEKAIIFGIGYSGTIGGLGTLIGTPPNIILAGTAQNLFDVEISFAGFMAFAAPLSIILILFTWFFLTRIVYKVDLKQLPGGKEVITKELSALGRVSFEEKIVLTVFCFAATMWVTRTFLWESLIPGITDGMIAVTATILLFLIPRREKSGEDDRILSWKDSKEIPWGILLLFGGGLAIAAGFSESGLSDWLGNRLSVLDGMNIIIIIAATTLLILFLTEITSNTATATMIMPVVAALALALNIHPFALMVPGALAANCAFMLPVGTPPNAIIFGTGKITIADMVKNGFWLNIIAAALIIFAVTVLLPIMWGIDLNSVPENFR
- a CDS encoding sulfite exporter TauE/SafE family protein, which gives rise to MAITFTMIVLGLIVGFVGAGGAGFVIALLTTLFDVPIHVALGTSLTAMAFTTLSGAYSHYREKNTHLKIGLITGGAAFFSSFFGARLAAFIPEGTLHYFTSAMLLLSAVTMLVKLFILKDKEAVPFDGVRLWLSAIGLGLVTGLLSGMFGVGSAPFIQVGLLMLLHLTIRQSVGTTMLVIIPIAIGGGFGYWTEGYVDFLLLLKVLVGTMIGAYIGAKFTNLAPKPVLKAAVVATPAFAGLLLLF